The DNA sequence CTCCATAAATTATAGGCGGTTTGCCTTCTTTAAGTCTTTGAATAAAACAGTTAATTACACCACTATAAGTATTGCTTTGACCAAGACCATAAACATTAAAAAGTCTTAATATAACATATTTTAGACCATATTTTCCATAAAATTTTATGACTTCTTCTCCCATTAATTTAGATAAACCATATGGTGATATAGGATTTGTTGGATGATTTTCATTTATTGGTAAATTAATTGGATTTCCATAAACAGCTGCACTACTTATGTAAATAAGTTTTATATTTTTATTTAAACAAATATTAGCCACATTAACTGTACCAACAACATTATTTTTAAAATATAAAGTTGGTTTTTTAACTGATTCCTCTACACTTATGTATGCAGCTGCATGTATTACTATATCTACATCAGTCAAAGCTTTTCTCAATTTTTTAGTATTTAGTATATCACCTATAATAATTGGTATTTTATAAAGATTAATTTTTTCAAGAGTAGATGGCTTTGCTCTTTTAAGATTATCAAAAACTATAACATCATAACCTTGATTTTTAAGATGAATAGCTATATTACTTCCTATAAAACCTACTCCACCTGTAATAAGCACTTTCATAATATTAATAATCTGAATTATTTATTTTAAATTTTCAATTTAAGATTCTAATTTTATTTTACAATAAGCTTTAATTGTTAATATTGTTATTCTATCATGTAAAATGATTATCATAATAAATCACTTATTCAGAAATAATGGAAATTTATAAGAAAATATTTAAGATTAGAATTCATGGTGGACCGGGCGGGATTCGAACCCGCGATCCTCCGCGT is a window from the Candidatus Methanomethylicota archaeon genome containing:
- a CDS encoding NAD-dependent epimerase/dehydratase family protein, whose amino-acid sequence is MKVLITGGVGFIGSNIAIHLKNQGYDVIVFDNLKRAKPSTLEKINLYKIPIIIGDILNTKKLRKALTDVDIVIHAAAYISVEESVKKPTLYFKNNVVGTVNVANICLNKNIKLIYISSAAVYGNPINLPINENHPTNPISPYGLSKLMGEEVIKFYGKYGLKYVILRLFNVYGLGQSNTYSGVINCFIQRLKEGKPPIIYGDGLQTRDFIHVNDVAEAIKLSIEKEIENEIINIATGKPITIRELAKLIINYSNKNLKPIFVKPRSSDIKHSYADISKANKLLNFNPRISLEQGLKELLQLS